The window GCTGCTCTAGTCAGTGACTCTCACTAAAGTTTGTAGTTTTCTCGGACTGTTGGGGAGGAAACAAGTTGGGGACCTCTATTTCATACTATCAGCCAGGAGAAGGATTAGAAATGAAGTTCTTGGGTCTCCACAGAATCCATTGATCTGCCATTTCCATCATGCCTGTGCCTTTTGGCATTCAGGACCCAATGCCAGCATTAACCCTCTTCTCTGTTAGAGACATTTTGAACCAATATGGGGCGCAGGAGAGTAGCTCACTCTATTAGGTGCCTGGGTAGGAGGCGAGGGAGAAGAGGCTGGTGAACAGAAGAGTCGTGTCCTgagttcatttttactttttcattagtATGCCTCACCAAGAATGAGGAAGGGTACAATAGAATTTTGAGGAAGAATTAAttgggaagaggaaaaagaaataaaatattgtatcTTTGAGGATGTAGAATTAACATGGAAGGCAGTATGGTATAACCACATATACATAGGCTGAAAATCGTTCTCAGTTTTAAGTTAGATTAAAGAgagttctataatttttaaagtgtgattccattttgatgtgaatctagttttttgttttatcaaTAAAAACTTTACTTTTACAGTAATGATAatgtgatttaaagaaaaataaatgttttttaagttaGAATTTTTCCAGTTTGCATCTTTATGATTTCTCATAGATCCTtgggaaactttttctttttcaaagcaaTCTGAACCTTATTCAAGTTTAAGAAACATTGAACAAGAAAGTAGGAATCCTGACTTCTTGTCTGGGCTAGTTAGTAACACTGTGATCTTGGGCAACTTGTTCAGGCCTCTGAGTGTCAGTAAAATGAGCCCTCTCTTTGTAAAATGAGAGAATTGATAAAtgattgtgtttttgtttctagCTCTGACATTCTGTGGTGCTCTGGTAGAGTGTCTCCACACAAAGAAATACTAGGGGAATATAGGATTTATAAGgtcttttccatttatatttaacaCTTGTATATCCTTTCTTCTAGGTAGCAATGGGCTTCTTTCAAGTGGGCTTTGTTTCAGTCTACCTCTCCGATGCCTTGCTGGGTGGATTTGTCACTGGTGCCTCCTTTACTATTCTTACATCTCAAGTCAAGTACCTCCTCGGACTCAGCCTTCCTCGGAGCGCTGGAGTGGGATCACTCATCACTACTTGGATACATGTCTTCAGAAACATCCGTAAGACCAATATCTGTGATCTCATCACCAGCCTTTTGTGCCTTTTGGTTCTTTTGCCAACCAAAGAACTCAACGAGCGCTTCAAGTCCAAGCTTAAGGCACCGATTCCTGTTGAACTCTTTGTTATTGTGGCAGCCACATTAGCCTCTCATTTTGGAAAACTGAATGAGAAATATGGCACCAGTATTGCTGGGCATATTCCCACTGGGTTTATGCCACCCAAAGCACCTGACTGGAACTTAATTCCTAGAGTGGCTGTAGATGCAATAGCTATTGCTATCATTGGGTTTGCTATCACTGTATCACTTTCTGAGATGTTTGCCAAGAAACATGGCTACACAGTCAAAGCTAATCAGGAAATGTACGCTATCGGCTTTTGCAATatcatcccttccttcttccacTGCTTCACTACTAGCGCAGCTCTTGCAAAGACACTGGTGAAGGAATCCACAGGCTGTCAAACTCAGGTTTCTGGTGTGATGACAGCTCTGGTTCTTTTGTTGGTCCTCTTGGTCATAGCTCCTTTGTTCTTCTCCCTGCAGAAAAGTGTCCTTGGTGTGATCACCATTGTAAATCTCCGGGGAGCCCTATGTAAATTTAAGGATCTGCCCCAGATGTGGAGGATTAGCAGAATGGACACAGTTATCTGGTTTGTTACTATGCTGTGCTCTGCACTGATCAGTACTGAAATAGGCCTGCTTACTGGGGTTTGTTTTTCTATGTTTTGTGTCATCCTCCGCACTCAGAAGCCAAAGGCTTCATTGCTTGGCCTGGTGGAAGATTCTGAAGTCTTTGAGTCCATGTCTGCCTACAAGAACCTTCAGGCCAAGTCAGGCATCAAGATTTTCCGCTTTGTGGCCCCTCTCTACTATGtaaacaaagaatattttaagtCTGTCTTATACAAAAAAACTCTCAACCCAGTCTTAGTAAAAGCAGCTCAGAGGAAGGCAGCAAAGAGAAAGATCAAAAGGGAAACAGTAACACCCAGTGGAATCCAGGATGAAGTTTCAGTGCAACTTTCCCATGATCCCTTAGAGTTCCATACAATCGTGATTGACTGTAGTGCAATACAGTTTTTAGATACAGCAGGGATCCATACACTGAAAGAAGTTCACAGAGATTATGAAGCTATTGGCATCCAGGTTCTGCTGGCTCAATGCAATCCCTCTGTGAGGGACTCCCTGGCCCGGGGAGAGTACTGCAAAAAGGATGAAGAAAACCTTCTTTTTTATAGTGTATATGAAGCCATGACTTTTGCAGAAGACTCTCAGAATCAAAAAGAGAGACATATTCCCAATGGTCCGAATTTTTCCAGTGATTGATTGAGAAGGTAGATGGAAGGAAGAATCCTGTCTAGCCAATAGATTAAAATTTCAAGTGTGTAGCATTTTATACTGTGGAACTGGAAATTGCTGCACACAAGAAATTTTAACCTTTTGGCTAGGCAGAATTCTTCCTTTGAAGTTGATGGCCTTTGTAAATACAGAAATGCAACAGAGCTTTTAGTTAGGcagaatcaaaaaaagaaaatgtggttttAAGTTTTCTCTCAAATATGAGATATTCTTGGAATTAAATATCTGTTGAACTGTAAAGTAGCCCCAAACCTAATTACCATCCTGTTTTAGGAGATATGCATCTGAACTCTTGCTTCTCCAGGAGGTAAAGGGGTAAAGCTGGCATGTACATAAGAGGTGCTGGAGCCTGTTTGGCATGGCTCtttggagagagaggaga is drawn from Bos mutus isolate GX-2022 chromosome 7, NWIPB_WYAK_1.1, whole genome shotgun sequence and contains these coding sequences:
- the SLC26A2 gene encoding sulfate transporter, with translation MSLKNEDQNDLSPKDSVKGNDQYRAPSGIHLEPEEESRNDFWQFEPSNLFRHPRIHLEPQEKSDNNFKKFVIKKLEKSCQCSSTKAKNTIFGFLPVLQWLPKYDLKKNILGDVMSGLIVGILLVPQSIAYSLLAGQEPIYGLYTSFFASLIYFILGTSRHISVGIFGILCLMIGEVVDRELYIAGYDTVHAASNESSLVNQIPDKTCDRSCYAIIVGSTVTFVAGVYQVAMGFFQVGFVSVYLSDALLGGFVTGASFTILTSQVKYLLGLSLPRSAGVGSLITTWIHVFRNIRKTNICDLITSLLCLLVLLPTKELNERFKSKLKAPIPVELFVIVAATLASHFGKLNEKYGTSIAGHIPTGFMPPKAPDWNLIPRVAVDAIAIAIIGFAITVSLSEMFAKKHGYTVKANQEMYAIGFCNIIPSFFHCFTTSAALAKTLVKESTGCQTQVSGVMTALVLLLVLLVIAPLFFSLQKSVLGVITIVNLRGALCKFKDLPQMWRISRMDTVIWFVTMLCSALISTEIGLLTGVCFSMFCVILRTQKPKASLLGLVEDSEVFESMSAYKNLQAKSGIKIFRFVAPLYYVNKEYFKSVLYKKTLNPVLVKAAQRKAAKRKIKRETVTPSGIQDEVSVQLSHDPLEFHTIVIDCSAIQFLDTAGIHTLKEVHRDYEAIGIQVLLAQCNPSVRDSLARGEYCKKDEENLLFYSVYEAMTFAEDSQNQKERHIPNGPNFSSD